The following proteins are co-located in the Fusobacteria bacterium ZRK30 genome:
- a CDS encoding peptidylprolyl isomerase, whose amino-acid sequence MKIENGKKVTLEFVLRDDKGNLLDKTTKGDELTFTYGDEAVVIGLEEALLGKKTGDKFNVKITPNKGYGEYDENLTIEMPIEEFDGMGLYEGLEFEADTDEGVGVFTIKEVISEEDKVIVDGNHPYAGMTLNFEIKVVKVK is encoded by the coding sequence ATGAAAATAGAAAATGGAAAAAAAGTAACTTTAGAATTTGTATTGAGAGATGATAAGGGGAATTTATTGGATAAAACTACCAAGGGTGATGAGTTAACTTTCACCTATGGTGATGAAGCTGTAGTTATAGGGCTAGAAGAAGCTCTTCTAGGGAAAAAAACAGGAGATAAATTTAATGTTAAAATAACTCCTAATAAGGGGTATGGTGAATATGATGAAAATCTTACGATCGAGATGCCTATAGAAGAATTTGACGGGATGGGCCTTTACGAAGGGTTGGAATTTGAAGCTGACACAGATGAAGGTGTAGGAGTTTTTACTATAAAGGAAGTTATTTCAGAGGAGGATAAAGTCATTGTAGATGGGAATCACCCCTATGCAGGAATGACCCTTAATTTTGAGATAAAAGTAGTAAAAGTTAAGTAA
- a CDS encoding TIGR03905 family TSCPD domain-containing protein, translated as MQTFTTSGVCAKTIDFKIEEGIVKSVKFNGGCAGNAIGLSALVEGMKVEDVVTRLQGTECGKRPTSCPDQLAKALGEFIK; from the coding sequence ATGCAAACATTTACAACTAGTGGAGTATGTGCTAAGACAATAGATTTTAAAATAGAGGAAGGTATTGTTAAGAGTGTAAAGTTTAATGGCGGATGTGCAGGAAATGCTATCGGGTTATCAGCTTTAGTAGAGGGAATGAAAGTAGAAGATGTGGTTACAAGATTACAGGGAACTGAGTGTGGAAAGAGACCTACATCATGTCCTGATCAGCTAGCTAAAGCATTGGGTGAATTTATTAAATAA
- the malQ gene encoding 4-alpha-glucanotransferase codes for MFKRSSGILLHISSLSGDGGVGTFGREAYEFVDFLKKSGQKLWQILPLGTTSYGDSPYQSFSAFAGNPYFIDLEELIERGGLDRQEVEDTDLGDSREYIDYEKLYKNKLKLLKKAYLNEGKDFLEEIEKFKKKHIYWIDDYALFMALKDKNNGVEWTKWVKEEKFAHINTLKKYRLELKEKIDYYIYLQYLFYTQWGKLKDYANENQVKIIGDLPIFISGDSVDAWLKTELFLFDEKKNIKVVAGCPPDAFSSTGQLWGNPLYNWKIMRRRGYSWWIERMRAAFELYDMVRIDHFRGFESYWEIPANAPTARPGRWVKGPGIEVFKAIKNGLGELPIIAEDLGFLTKGVRKLLKDSGYPGMKILEFAFDSREESDYLPHKYSENSAAYTGTHDNETVVGWYENVVKVDREHAEKYLKKYLKLKKFEGEKINDVFIEAIWKSNSHITIAQMQDFLGLDNRARMNIPSTLGNNWKWRLKGDELTDELAEKIKEMTIKYGR; via the coding sequence ATGTTTAAAAGAAGTAGTGGGATATTGCTGCATATCTCATCTTTAAGTGGAGATGGAGGGGTAGGAACCTTTGGAAGGGAAGCCTATGAATTTGTTGACTTTTTAAAAAAATCAGGACAAAAATTATGGCAGATTCTCCCATTGGGAACAACTTCATATGGAGATTCTCCATATCAATCCTTTTCGGCCTTTGCAGGGAATCCTTATTTTATTGATTTAGAAGAGTTGATAGAGAGAGGTGGATTAGATAGGCAAGAGGTGGAAGATACAGATTTAGGAGATAGCAGGGAATATATAGACTACGAAAAACTATATAAAAATAAATTAAAACTTTTGAAAAAAGCTTATTTAAATGAGGGGAAAGATTTTTTAGAAGAGATAGAAAAATTTAAGAAAAAACATATCTATTGGATAGATGATTATGCTTTATTCATGGCATTAAAAGATAAAAACAATGGAGTAGAGTGGACAAAATGGGTAAAGGAAGAAAAATTTGCCCATATCAATACTTTAAAAAAATATAGATTAGAGTTGAAAGAAAAAATAGATTATTATATCTACTTACAGTATTTATTTTATACCCAGTGGGGGAAATTGAAAGACTATGCCAATGAAAATCAGGTGAAGATAATAGGGGATCTGCCTATATTTATATCCGGTGACAGTGTAGATGCGTGGTTAAAAACTGAGTTGTTTTTATTCGATGAGAAAAAAAATATAAAGGTTGTGGCAGGCTGCCCGCCAGATGCTTTTAGCAGTACAGGTCAGCTGTGGGGCAATCCACTGTATAACTGGAAAATTATGAGAAGGAGAGGTTATTCGTGGTGGATTGAAAGGATGAGAGCAGCATTTGAGCTGTATGATATGGTAAGGATAGATCATTTTAGAGGATTTGAATCTTATTGGGAGATCCCGGCAAATGCTCCTACTGCCAGACCTGGAAGATGGGTAAAGGGACCAGGGATAGAAGTATTTAAGGCTATAAAAAATGGGTTGGGTGAGCTGCCTATTATTGCTGAAGATCTAGGATTTTTAACTAAAGGGGTGAGGAAACTTCTGAAAGATAGCGGGTATCCAGGGATGAAAATATTGGAGTTTGCTTTTGATTCGAGGGAGGAGAGTGACTATCTTCCCCATAAATATTCTGAAAATTCAGCGGCTTATACAGGGACCCATGACAATGAAACTGTGGTAGGCTGGTATGAAAATGTAGTGAAAGTTGACAGGGAACATGCTGAAAAATATTTAAAAAAATATTTAAAGTTAAAAAAGTTTGAGGGGGAAAAAATAAACGATGTATTTATAGAAGCTATCTGGAAATCTAATTCCCATATAACTATAGCTCAGATGCAGGATTTTTTAGGATTAGATAATAGAGCCAGAATGAATATACCATCAACATTGGGAAATAACTGGAAATGGAGATTGAAAGGTGATGAACTCACTGATGAATTGGCTGAAAAAATAAAGGAAATGACAATTAAATACGGTAGATAG
- the aqpZ gene encoding aquaporin Z, whose translation MKRKLIAEFIGTFWLVLGGCGSAVLAAGVPDLGIGFMGVSLAFGLTVLTMAFAIGHISGCHLNPAVSIGLCIGGRFDKKELLPYIVSQVLGGILGAGVLYIIASGLSGFDVSANGFASNGYGIHSPMGFSLLAGLVVEIVLTAVFLIIIMGATDKRAPQGFAPIAIGLGLTLIHLISIPVTNTSVNPARSTAVAIFQGGWAVDQLWLFWVAPIIGAILGALIYKTME comes from the coding sequence ATGAAGAGAAAACTGATAGCAGAATTTATTGGAACTTTTTGGTTGGTATTAGGAGGATGTGGAAGTGCTGTACTTGCAGCAGGGGTTCCAGATTTAGGAATAGGTTTTATGGGGGTCTCTCTGGCTTTTGGTCTGACAGTTTTAACTATGGCTTTTGCAATTGGACATATATCAGGTTGTCATTTAAACCCGGCGGTTTCTATCGGACTCTGTATAGGTGGGAGATTTGATAAAAAAGAGCTGTTGCCCTATATAGTTTCCCAGGTATTAGGGGGGATACTCGGTGCAGGGGTGCTGTATATTATAGCCTCAGGTTTATCAGGTTTTGATGTGTCAGCCAATGGGTTTGCTTCAAATGGATATGGGATCCATTCTCCCATGGGGTTTAGTTTATTGGCAGGGTTAGTTGTGGAAATAGTTCTTACAGCAGTATTTTTAATTATTATAATGGGAGCGACAGATAAACGAGCTCCTCAAGGGTTCGCACCAATAGCTATAGGTTTAGGGTTAACACTGATCCATCTAATAAGTATTCCAGTAACGAATACATCTGTAAATCCTGCTAGAAGTACAGCAGTTGCTATTTTTCAAGGGGGATGGGCTGTAGATCAATTATGGTTATTTTGGGTAGCACCGATTATAGGAGCTATTTTAGGAGCTCTTATATACAAAACCATGGAATAA
- the rsmB gene encoding 16S rRNA (cytosine(967)-C(5))-methyltransferase RsmB — protein MSLKMDIIGLLSQYEHGKFSNILLNDYFKEKETELPGLTRGEKGFITEVFYGVIRNVIFLDYSINKRVKSIDKLWVRNLLRLSMYQIHFMDSDDAGVVYEGVEVAKLRGGTFIGSFVNGVLRSFIREKDEDIEKLLEEGKEDIVLSYPKWFFDEIKWEHKEDYLEILKSYKKIPNISVKINKLNYNEEDFLDLLKMKNINILKKVEDVYYIDSGVILETYEFKRGQITVQDGSSFLAAKYLDPQPGDRVLDTCSAPGGKTMAMAEMMDNEGEIVALDIHEHKLKLIESRTKQMGIDIVQAELMDARLVEKEFGLESFDRVLVDAPCSGFGVIRKKPEVLYTKKMKNVQELARLQLDILNAAAKVVKIGGTLVYSTCTILNKENLENITRFLKTNPNFEVEKVEISPNVNGSFDKLGGLNIFDEFLDGFYMVKMKKIEK, from the coding sequence TTGAGTTTAAAAATGGATATAATAGGATTGTTATCGCAGTATGAGCATGGAAAATTTTCAAATATATTATTGAATGATTATTTTAAAGAGAAAGAAACAGAGCTTCCGGGATTAACTCGTGGGGAAAAAGGGTTTATCACAGAAGTATTTTATGGAGTTATCAGAAATGTAATATTTTTGGACTACTCAATAAATAAAAGGGTAAAAAGTATAGATAAATTATGGGTAAGAAATTTACTTAGATTATCTATGTACCAAATACACTTTATGGACTCAGATGATGCAGGGGTAGTTTACGAAGGTGTAGAAGTAGCTAAATTAAGAGGTGGAACATTTATCGGAAGTTTTGTAAATGGTGTACTTAGATCATTTATCAGGGAAAAAGATGAAGATATAGAAAAATTATTAGAAGAGGGAAAGGAAGATATAGTTTTATCATATCCAAAATGGTTCTTTGATGAGATTAAATGGGAGCATAAAGAAGATTATTTAGAGATACTTAAATCTTATAAAAAAATCCCTAATATCAGTGTAAAGATAAATAAATTAAACTATAATGAGGAAGATTTTCTAGATCTATTAAAGATGAAAAACATAAATATTTTGAAAAAAGTAGAAGATGTTTATTATATTGATTCAGGAGTCATATTGGAAACTTATGAATTTAAAAGAGGTCAAATCACAGTACAGGATGGATCTTCATTTTTAGCGGCTAAATATTTAGATCCTCAACCAGGAGATAGAGTGTTGGATACTTGTAGTGCTCCTGGGGGAAAAACTATGGCTATGGCAGAGATGATGGACAATGAAGGGGAGATAGTAGCCTTAGACATTCATGAACATAAGTTGAAATTAATTGAGAGCAGAACAAAGCAAATGGGAATAGATATAGTTCAAGCTGAACTTATGGATGCCAGATTAGTAGAAAAAGAGTTCGGATTAGAATCTTTTGATAGAGTATTGGTCGATGCACCATGTAGTGGTTTTGGAGTAATCAGAAAGAAGCCGGAAGTACTTTATACTAAGAAGATGAAAAATGTTCAGGAATTAGCTAGATTACAGCTGGATATATTAAATGCTGCTGCTAAAGTAGTAAAAATAGGTGGAACTCTAGTATATAGTACTTGTACTATCCTTAATAAGGAAAACCTTGAAAATATAACTAGATTTTTAAAGACAAATCCTAACTTTGAAGTAGAAAAAGTAGAAATATCTCCTAATGTAAATGGAAGTTTTGATAAATTAGGTGGACTGAATATATTTGATGAGTTCTTAGATGGATTCTATATGGTTAAGATGAAGAAAATAGAAAAATAG
- a CDS encoding AMP-binding protein has protein sequence MKTLKECILTAKEKYREDIFIKSALKNYTYDEIIKEVLKWSGYLMERGIKKGDRVGIITPKSIGQLKSLYAVWMAEGIIVPINENSREAELKFILEDSTPKVILTISSLEDKIKNLYPEAEIILLENLGELSENSSYEDKNNTDSEDIGALIYTSGSTGNPKGVMLTHKNLISNGKSIVKVKELTTDDCLYSILPYWHSFSLAVEVIGSISSGLSLGFTENPRNFVGNIPLFKPTIILAVPRILEMIKGSIEKQMKSAGLEAEEGYKKLLQVAPFVKGDRYDFTPNEEYRQTYDILDKRLLVKLRSVFGGKFREFISGGAALDINLQRYFGYLGLPVMQGYGLSETSPVVSVDSLENYSYGSSGDLLEWLLEEPFGNFTFLDETGNRGKDLKGELLLKGSCVMKGYWNHRDESAKVIKDGWLHTGDIGYYKDEKLYISGRKTNMIVLKGGENIHPEFIENELKKSDIIDDVMVIGDGCKNLYACLTVPENYDEVHESELNILLKSEVKRLTSHLVSHQKPRDILLIPRFTIEDETYTGTMKVRRHMVNKRENEKINNFLEEVGER, from the coding sequence ATGAAAACACTAAAAGAATGTATATTGACAGCTAAGGAAAAATATAGAGAGGATATATTTATCAAATCAGCTTTAAAAAATTATACATATGATGAAATAATAAAAGAAGTTTTAAAATGGTCTGGCTATCTTATGGAAAGAGGGATAAAAAAAGGGGACAGGGTAGGAATAATAACTCCTAAATCCATTGGACAACTAAAATCTCTCTATGCTGTATGGATGGCAGAGGGAATTATTGTTCCTATAAATGAAAACAGCAGGGAAGCTGAATTAAAATTTATATTAGAGGATTCAACTCCTAAAGTTATTTTAACGATCTCTTCATTGGAAGATAAAATAAAAAATCTTTATCCAGAAGCAGAGATTATCCTTTTGGAAAATTTAGGTGAGTTATCTGAAAATTCAAGTTATGAAGATAAAAATAACACCGATTCAGAAGATATAGGAGCTCTAATATATACCAGTGGTTCTACAGGGAATCCAAAGGGAGTGATGCTTACCCATAAAAATTTGATCAGTAATGGAAAGTCTATTGTTAAGGTAAAAGAATTAACAACTGATGACTGCCTCTATTCAATTCTTCCCTATTGGCATAGTTTTTCCTTGGCTGTAGAAGTTATAGGTTCTATAAGCAGTGGGTTGAGTTTAGGATTTACAGAAAATCCGAGAAATTTTGTTGGGAATATACCTCTGTTTAAGCCTACTATAATACTGGCTGTACCGAGAATACTGGAGATGATAAAAGGAAGTATAGAAAAACAGATGAAAAGTGCTGGTTTAGAAGCTGAAGAGGGCTATAAGAAGTTGTTACAGGTTGCCCCATTTGTAAAAGGAGATAGGTATGATTTTACTCCCAATGAGGAATACAGGCAGACCTATGACATCTTAGATAAGAGATTACTGGTTAAACTCAGGTCTGTTTTTGGAGGAAAATTCAGAGAATTTATCTCTGGAGGTGCAGCACTGGATATAAATTTACAAAGGTACTTTGGTTATTTAGGGCTGCCGGTGATGCAGGGGTATGGGTTATCTGAGACATCACCAGTTGTCAGTGTGGATAGTTTAGAGAATTATAGTTACGGGAGTTCTGGGGACCTGCTAGAGTGGCTCTTAGAGGAGCCTTTTGGAAATTTCACATTTTTAGATGAAACAGGAAATAGAGGAAAGGATCTCAAGGGAGAATTACTTTTAAAAGGAAGTTGTGTAATGAAAGGGTACTGGAATCATAGAGATGAGAGTGCTAAGGTAATAAAGGACGGCTGGCTTCATACTGGAGATATAGGTTATTATAAAGATGAAAAATTATATATAAGTGGTAGAAAAACTAATATGATAGTTTTGAAAGGTGGCGAGAACATCCACCCGGAGTTTATTGAAAATGAATTAAAGAAATCAGATATTATAGATGATGTGATGGTTATAGGAGATGGGTGCAAAAATTTATATGCATGTTTGACAGTTCCGGAAAACTATGACGAAGTACATGAGAGCGAATTAAATATCTTATTAAAGAGTGAGGTGAAAAGACTGACAAGTCACCTGGTTTCACATCAAAAACCGAGAGATATATTGCTGATTCCTAGATTTACAATAGAGGATGAAACTTATACAGGGACTATGAAAGTAAGAAGACATATGGTGAATAAAAGGGAAAATGAAAAGATAAATAATTTTTTAGAGGAAGTTGGGGAAAGGTAG
- a CDS encoding DUF1294 domain-containing protein: MKYIYIYMGIINFLTFLIFGIDKYKAKKDYSRVSEKTLFLLCFIGGGIGGFIGMYTFRHKTRKWYFNLLVPISIVLGVYGWYSVYKVLMSS; this comes from the coding sequence ATGAAATACATATATATTTATATGGGAATAATAAATTTTTTAACTTTTTTAATCTTTGGAATAGATAAGTATAAGGCTAAAAAAGATTATTCCAGGGTATCTGAAAAGACATTGTTTCTTCTTTGTTTTATAGGGGGCGGAATAGGTGGGTTTATTGGGATGTATACCTTTAGACATAAAACGAGAAAGTGGTATTTTAATCTATTGGTACCAATATCGATAGTGCTAGGAGTTTATGGGTGGTATTCTGTTTATAAAGTTTTAATGAGCAGCTAA
- the dapF gene encoding diaminopimelate epimerase, whose product MKFEKYHGLGNDFIIIGEGEIKENLKYSELAKNICNRKIGIGADGLIVVSKDENNNNEMIFYNADGSFDTMCGNGFRCFCLYLKNHNLINKEELTIRTGAGILKAKIINDNPFMVKVNMGRENYYHDSIKLCSQGELFNEKVKIENEEFYITSLFMGTTHSVVFVDDISNEFVDKYGPLINDLEFFPLDTSVNFCKVEDGKLRIKTWERGVGRTLACGTGSCASAIVAKRLNLMGNNVVVQHLLGELEIELGEEIYMIGTGVKVASGYFENQE is encoded by the coding sequence ATGAAGTTTGAAAAATATCATGGACTGGGAAATGATTTTATCATTATAGGTGAAGGGGAAATAAAGGAAAATTTAAAATATTCTGAATTGGCTAAAAATATTTGTAACAGGAAGATTGGTATTGGTGCTGATGGGTTAATTGTTGTTTCTAAAGATGAAAATAATAATAATGAAATGATCTTTTATAATGCTGATGGAAGTTTTGATACTATGTGTGGAAATGGATTTAGGTGTTTTTGTCTTTACTTAAAAAATCATAATTTAATAAATAAAGAGGAGTTAACGATTAGAACAGGAGCAGGAATTTTAAAAGCAAAAATTATTAACGATAATCCATTTATGGTAAAGGTTAATATGGGAAGGGAAAATTATTATCATGATTCTATTAAGTTGTGTTCTCAAGGGGAGTTATTTAATGAGAAGGTAAAGATTGAAAATGAAGAATTTTATATAACTTCTCTATTTATGGGAACTACCCACAGTGTAGTTTTTGTAGATGATATTTCAAATGAATTTGTAGATAAATATGGTCCCCTTATAAATGATTTGGAATTTTTCCCATTGGATACCAGTGTTAATTTTTGTAAGGTAGAGGACGGTAAATTAAGGATAAAAACGTGGGAGAGGGGAGTAGGACGGACATTGGCATGTGGAACTGGGAGCTGTGCATCAGCAATTGTAGCTAAAAGGTTGAATCTTATGGGAAATAATGTGGTGGTTCAACATCTATTAGGAGAGCTGGAGATTGAATTAGGGGAAGAAATTTATATGATAGGTACTGGAGTGAAGGTAGCTTCTGGTTACTTTGAAAATCAAGAATAA
- a CDS encoding O-methyltransferase — MIDDLIKANEYVVSKIIERDEVILEMEEYAKEHNVPIVTKEVAEYLKFMIKSNKCKNILEVGTAIGYSGSVMLQGNEDVTITTLEIDEERYNEARVNFEKMGYSSRVNQILGDALVEIPKLDDTFDFIFIDAAKGKYMDFYKDSYKLLKKDGVIFIDNIMFRGYLYNEYPKRFRTIVRKLNEFIEYLHENENFVLLPFGDGIGLVYKGE, encoded by the coding sequence ATGATAGATGATTTAATAAAAGCAAATGAGTATGTAGTGTCTAAGATTATAGAAAGAGATGAAGTTATTCTTGAGATGGAAGAATATGCAAAAGAACATAATGTACCCATTGTTACAAAGGAAGTGGCAGAGTATCTTAAATTTATGATCAAATCTAATAAGTGTAAAAACATATTAGAAGTTGGGACTGCTATTGGATACTCAGGAAGTGTTATGTTGCAGGGAAATGAAGATGTCACTATTACAACTCTAGAGATAGATGAAGAAAGATATAACGAAGCCCGTGTGAATTTTGAAAAGATGGGATATAGCTCCAGAGTAAACCAGATTTTAGGAGATGCTCTTGTAGAGATTCCCAAATTAGATGATACCTTTGATTTTATCTTTATTGATGCAGCCAAGGGAAAATATATGGATTTTTATAAAGATTCTTATAAGTTATTAAAAAAAGACGGGGTAATATTCATAGATAATATCATGTTTAGAGGATATCTATATAATGAATATCCTAAAAGGTTTAGGACTATTGTTAGAAAGTTAAATGAATTTATTGAATATCTTCATGAAAATGAAAATTTTGTACTTCTACCTTTTGGAGACGGAATAGGGCTAGTATATAAAGGGGAATAG
- a CDS encoding MarR family transcriptional regulator, with translation MRWLKLEEKEIIVDILTVANAISRAGKELLNDVLEKYNISFVEYYMLRHLQKNPGETQYNLLKYTMLTKSRANQIVSKLEKMGYLEKKTEMVGSLLKKPLYLTESGGEIVVEGVEDIYDNTIKNLSEEEKFKYELYRSKMVEILMNMRLTLGTMTPEYLKK, from the coding sequence GTGAGGTGGCTGAAATTGGAAGAAAAAGAGATAATAGTAGATATTTTGACAGTAGCAAATGCTATTTCAAGAGCTGGAAAAGAGTTGTTAAATGATGTTTTGGAAAAGTATAATATAAGTTTTGTAGAGTATTATATGCTACGTCATTTACAAAAAAATCCGGGAGAGACCCAGTATAACCTTTTAAAATATACAATGCTAACTAAATCCAGAGCTAATCAGATAGTCAGTAAGTTAGAGAAAATGGGGTATCTGGAGAAGAAAACAGAGATGGTAGGATCGCTTTTAAAAAAACCATTATATTTAACAGAATCAGGGGGGGAAATAGTGGTAGAAGGGGTAGAAGATATCTATGACAATACCATAAAAAACCTGAGCGAGGAAGAGAAATTTAAATATGAACTATACAGGAGTAAGATGGTTGAAATATTGATGAATATGAGACTTACTTTAGGGACGATGACACCAGAATATTTGAAAAAATAG
- a CDS encoding glycogen/starch/alpha-glucan phosphorylase codes for MKFKKDVIKTGLEKKLLVKYGKKISEGLDFEIYDALSQTIMEEIGGSWKETKDLYNNGREAFYFSAEYLMGRAFSNNLINLGVYEGVKELLEELNIDINKIESAESDAGLGNGGLGRLAACFIESMATLNLPGTGYGIRYKFGMFRQQFEDGFQVEYPDNWLKYGDPWSLRKDRDKVEVRFNKDECVMAVPYDTPIIGYGTNNINTLRLWQAEPVEELNLGEFNEQHYAEAMKEKNEAENISRVLYPNDDTNEGKKLRLKQQYFFTSASLQDIIRKFKLKHGTDFSMLPDFTSIQLNDTHPVVAIPELMRILIDVEGLLWGDAWKIVRKTFAYTNHTILSEALEKWYTELFKEVLPRIYNIIVRIHVQFQELLEEKYPADLERRKEMAIVDENTNLIHMAWLAIYGSYAVNGVAALHTEILKNAELKDWYELYPERFQNKTNGVTQRRWLLKSNPELSALITELIGDNWAIDLSELKKLETYVTDEKILNRFLDIKNTKKEQLAKFIKGNTGIDVDTDSIFDIQVKRLHEYKRQILNIFHIMDLYNRIKENPEMKITPKTYIFGAKAASGYFRAKGIIKLINEVAKTVNDDADVDGRIKVVFVENYNISPAELIFPAADVSEQISTAGKEASGTGNMKFMMNGAPTLGTLDGANVEIVEEAGIENNFIFGMKVEDIIELKKTGYNPTKVMNETKGLKKVMDQLIDGTYSDGDTGMFEELHDALLVGASWHAPDHYFVLQDFDDYRTVRESIDGAFEDRLGWAKKAWMNISNAGKFTSDRTIAQYAKEIWKIEGKRI; via the coding sequence ATGAAATTTAAAAAAGATGTAATCAAAACAGGTTTAGAGAAAAAATTATTGGTTAAATACGGGAAAAAAATATCTGAAGGGCTGGATTTTGAAATATATGATGCATTGTCTCAAACGATAATGGAGGAGATAGGTGGATCTTGGAAAGAGACTAAAGACCTGTATAATAATGGCAGAGAAGCTTTTTATTTTTCTGCAGAATATCTAATGGGAAGAGCATTTAGTAATAACTTAATCAACTTAGGGGTATATGAAGGGGTTAAGGAGTTATTGGAAGAGCTGAATATTGATATAAATAAGATAGAGAGTGCTGAATCAGATGCAGGATTAGGTAATGGTGGATTAGGAAGATTAGCAGCTTGTTTTATCGAATCTATGGCAACATTAAACCTGCCTGGAACAGGATATGGTATCAGATATAAATTTGGGATGTTCAGACAGCAATTTGAAGATGGATTCCAAGTGGAATATCCAGATAACTGGTTAAAGTATGGAGATCCTTGGAGTCTTAGAAAGGACAGGGATAAGGTAGAAGTAAGATTTAATAAAGATGAGTGTGTGATGGCTGTGCCTTACGATACGCCTATCATTGGATATGGAACTAATAATATAAATACACTCAGATTATGGCAGGCAGAACCAGTGGAGGAACTGAATTTAGGTGAATTCAATGAACAGCATTATGCAGAAGCTATGAAGGAAAAAAATGAAGCGGAAAATATATCTAGAGTTTTATATCCCAACGATGATACCAATGAGGGAAAAAAATTAAGATTGAAGCAACAATATTTCTTTACCTCAGCGTCACTACAGGATATCATTAGAAAATTTAAGTTAAAGCATGGAACAGATTTTAGTATGTTACCAGATTTTACAAGTATTCAATTAAATGATACCCATCCAGTGGTAGCAATACCTGAATTAATGAGAATCTTAATAGATGTAGAGGGGTTATTGTGGGGTGATGCATGGAAAATAGTTAGAAAAACCTTTGCATATACTAATCATACAATCTTATCAGAAGCTTTAGAAAAATGGTATACAGAATTATTTAAAGAGGTATTACCTAGAATATACAATATAATTGTAAGAATTCATGTACAATTTCAAGAGTTGTTGGAGGAAAAATACCCGGCAGATCTAGAAAGAAGAAAGGAAATGGCAATAGTCGATGAAAACACAAACTTAATTCATATGGCCTGGCTTGCAATCTATGGTTCTTATGCTGTAAACGGTGTAGCAGCACTTCATACAGAGATATTAAAGAATGCAGAATTAAAAGACTGGTATGAATTATACCCTGAAAGATTCCAAAATAAAACTAATGGAGTTACTCAAAGAAGATGGCTGTTAAAATCTAACCCTGAATTATCTGCGTTGATTACAGAATTAATTGGTGACAATTGGGCTATTGATCTGAGTGAACTAAAAAAACTAGAAACTTATGTGACAGATGAAAAAATATTAAATAGGTTTTTAGATATAAAAAACACTAAAAAAGAGCAGTTAGCTAAATTCATAAAGGGGAATACAGGAATAGATGTAGATACTGATTCTATATTTGATATACAAGTAAAAAGACTGCATGAGTATAAGAGACAAATATTGAATATATTCCATATAATGGATCTGTACAATAGAATAAAAGAGAACCCTGAGATGAAAATTACTCCTAAAACTTATATCTTTGGAGCTAAGGCAGCATCTGGATATTTTAGAGCTAAGGGGATTATAAAATTAATCAATGAAGTTGCAAAAACTGTAAACGATGATGCAGATGTAGATGGAAGAATAAAAGTTGTATTTGTAGAGAATTATAATATTTCACCAGCTGAACTTATATTCCCGGCAGCAGATGTATCGGAACAAATTTCTACTGCAGGAAAGGAAGCCAGTGGAACAGGAAATATGAAATTTATGATGAATGGAGCTCCTACACTAGGAACACTAGATGGAGCCAACGTAGAGATCGTTGAGGAAGCAGGAATCGAAAACAACTTCATCTTTGGAATGAAGGTAGAAGATATAATAGAGTTGAAAAAAACCGGGTATAATCCAACTAAGGTAATGAATGAAACTAAGGGGTTGAAAAAAGTAATGGATCAGCTGATAGATGGGACTTATAGTGACGGTGACACAGGAATGTTTGAAGAGTTACATGATGCACTATTAGTAGGAGCCTCTTGGCATGCACCAGATCACTACTTCGTATTACAGGATTTTGATGATTATAGAACGGTTAGAGAGAGTATAGATGGTGCCTTTGAAGATAGATTAGGATGGGCTAAGAAAGCATGGATGAATATATCTAATGCAGGGAAATTTACCAGTGATAGAACAATAGCTCAATATGCAAAGGAGATATGGAAGATAGAGGGGAAAAGAATATAG